Proteins co-encoded in one Theileria equi strain WA chromosome 3, complete sequence genomic window:
- a CDS encoding DEAD box ATP-dependent RNA helicase family member protein (encoded by transcript BEWA_010330A) produces the protein MGRDETKNQQNNEENIDLEIKDGFLDLLYESESVSGNNNVDNLEQTQISRNLETSRDSLSDRENRLYSNENWSDFRICRSILLAISDLEFTRPTIIQSRVIPIALEGKDILATAETGSGKTAAFIIPMLQRLVLSNVLTPKNGKFGFRNSTKDVTKALVLLPTRELAAQCYDVLKALTRFLNINDILLTGGIPIKEQETKLSRIPNVIISTPGRALDILLNSGRIHLDSVEIVILDEADRLLEMGFRDECVNILKFCNKNRQTMLFSATLTEETKDLVNLSLVNPIYIKMEESTKVSKTLNFEAIMIPSDELREACVLYLCETQCKSKCILFFQTKKSAHRMALIFKLLNMSCGELHGDLSQLKRFESVQKFRNGEVDYLLASELAARGLDIPGIDTVINVHLPTDVVRYIHRVGRTARMGSHGKAISVYIEEEKAKMKVLLKKTSNIDKNLGKYKRRVPLGVLKKYSEKIEAFEDQINEILINERIEKEIRLCDNSLKSAKDDNATGKRQWFRSLKDKKIASKIEFAETKQKTANYIADEHKSKVNTNKKAVKKNNKSKKK, from the exons ATGGGAAGAGACGAAACGAAAAACCAAcaaaataatgaagaaaacATAGATTTAGAGATTAAG GACGGATTCCTTGATTTATTGTATGAAAGTGAATCTGTTTCCGGAAACAATAATGTAGACAACTTAGAGCAAACACAAATTTCAAGGAATCTGGAAACATCCAGAGATTCTTTGTCTGATAGGGAAAATCGCCTCTATTCAAATGAGAATTGGTCAGATTTTAGAATATGCCGATCCATATTACTG GCCATATCTGATCTGGAATTTACACGTCCAACCATAATACAAAGCAGGGTAATTCCTATAGCCCTGGAAGGAAAGGACATCCTAGCGACCGCTGAAACCG GATCGGGGAAAACTGCCGCTTTTATAATACCTATGTTACAAAGACTTGTCCTATCTAATGTCTTGACGCCAAAAAAT ggtaaatttggatttaGAAACTCTACAAAAGATGTAACAAAAGCATTGGTATTGCTTCCAACTAGGGAACTCGCTGCACAATGTTATGATGTACTTAAGGCTTTAACAAGATTTTTGAATATTAACGATATTCTG CTAACTGGGGGTATACCAATAAAAGAGCAAGAGACCAAATTAAGTCGTATTCCTAATGTTATAATTAGTACTCCTGGAAGAGCCTTGGATATTCTTTTAAACTCCGGC CGAATTCATTTGGATTCTGTCGAGATTGTAATACTGGATGAAGCAGACAGACTATTGGAAATGGGATTTAGAGATGAG TGCGTAAACATTCTAAAGTTTTGCAACAAAAATCGTCAAACCATGTTGTTTAGTGCTACATTGACTGAAGAAACTAAGGACCTCGTAAATTTGTCCCTAGTAAACCCAATCTAtataaagatggaggaatCGACCAAAGTCTCTAAAACCCTTAATTTCGAAGCAATTATGATACCTAGCGATGAATTACGCGAAGCTTGTGTACTTTATCTCTGTGAAACGCAATGTAAATCCAAGTGTATACTATTTTTTCAG ACGAAGAAGTCAGCTCATAGAATGGCCCTGATATTTAAATTACTAAACATGTCATGTGGTGAATTGCATGGTGATCTATCGCAATTGAAAAGATTTGAATCAGTTCAAAA ATTTAGAAATGGCGAGGTTGATTATTTGCTAGCCAGTGAACTGGCAGCCCGTGGTTTAGATATCCCTGGAATTGATACTGTTATTAATGTTCATTTGCCTACCGATGTAGTAAG GTACATACATAGAGTTGGACGCACAGCAAGGATGGGATCCCATGGAAAAGCTATTTCAGTTTATATAGAAGAGGAGAAAGCGAAAATGAAGGTCCTTCTAAAAAAGACGTCTAATATTGATAAAAACCTTGGAAAGTATAAAAGAAGGGTACCTCTCGGTGTACTTAAAAAATATTCGGAGAAAATAGAGGCCTTTGAAGATCAAATTAATGAAATCTTGATTAATGAAAGAAtagaaaaggaaatacgTCTATGCGATAACTCACTTAAGAGTGCTAAGGATGACAATGCAACAG GGAAAAGACAATGGTTCCGATCACTAAAGGATAAGAAAATAGCATCAAAAATAGAATTTGCTGAGACAAAACAGAAAACGGCAAATTATATTGCTGATGAACATAAATCAAAAGTTAATACAAATAAAAAGGCCGTTAAAAAAAACAATAAATCCAAGAAAAAATAA